GGTCGTTTTTCGGTGTGCGCAAACGGCGCGATCTGGAAGCGGACGCCACGCAACTGAATCCGTTGCACGTCGTCGCAGCGGCGCTGATCGGCGCGGCGATTTTCATCGGTGTGCTGATTCTGATCGTACGCGCGGTGGTCGGCTGAGGCGCTTGAACGAGGCTGGACGCAATGAATGGAGCAGGGCGGCGCAGCGCAGCGCGCCGCAGGAGATAGAGCCCGGGCGCAGCGCAGTCGGCTGTGGATTCAACGGGACCAAGCGGAACAACTGGACTGAAGTGGAGAATCAACAATGAGCGGTCAAAACGAGAGCCCGTACTATTTCATACCGCATCCGTCGCGGCATCCGATCAGTGCTGCAATCGGTCTGCTGGTCATGCTCGGATCGTTTGCGGCGTGGGTGAACGGCGAGCCGTGGGCTCCCATCACGGCGCTGATCGGTCTGCTGTGGCTGCTCTTCACGCTGTACCACTGGTTCGGCGACGCCATCTCCGAGTCGGAAGGCGGCATGTACGGCAAGCGCGTCGATGCGTCGTACCGCTGGAGCATGAGCTGGTTCATCTTCTCCGAAGTGATGTTCTTCGGCGCGTTCTTCGGCGCGCTGTTCTACGCGCGCCAGATCGCGATGCATCAGCTCGGCAGTCTCGACTACAAGCTGATCTGGCCGGATTTCTCGGCGGTATGGCCGAATATCGGACCGGCAGATCTCGTGTCG
This genomic interval from Paraburkholderia sabiae contains the following:
- a CDS encoding DUF2970 domain-containing protein, with translation MNDSGRGGRKSSFGQSMKAVMWSFFGVRKRRDLEADATQLNPLHVVAAALIGAAIFIGVLILIVRAVVG